A DNA window from Camelina sativa cultivar DH55 chromosome 17, Cs, whole genome shotgun sequence contains the following coding sequences:
- the LOC104755586 gene encoding cytochrome P450 71B2-like isoform X1: MAILLCFFLVTLVTLVSSIFIRKINVAKYNLPPSPPSFPIIGNLHHLTGLPHRCYHKLSIKYGPVILLRLGFVPVVVVSSSEAAEEVLKTHDLECCNRPNTLGTGRLSYGFTDITFSPYGEYWRKMRKLAVVELFSLKKVQSYRYIREEEIDLMVKKVSESALKQSPVDLSKTFFSLTAAITCKVALGQNFHDSGFVIDHDRIKELATESTTALGSFTFSDFFPGGPGKFLDSLFRTQKRINQVFDELDVFYQHVIDDHLRRKSLDAPGDIVASMLDMMDKNYYFKLSVDNIKAVLMNVFLAGVDTGAITMIWAMTELVRNPKAMKRVQENIRATLGVKRERITEEDVGKVDCLKHVIKETFRLHPPVPNLVPRETMSHIKIQGYDIPPRTQIHINAWAIGRDPKRWTDPEDFIPERFENSSVDFRGQHFDLLPFGSGRRICPAMSLAIATVELGLMKLLYYFDWSMPDGMKVEDIDMEELGTLTVVKKLPLQLVPLQRY, from the exons atggcgatcttgctctgtttcttcttggtCACGCTTGTAACACTTGTGTCATCAATctttattagaaagataaatgtCGCAAAATACAATCTGCCTCCGAGCCCTCCAAGTTTTCCGATCATTGGAAACTTGCACCATCTTACAGGATTGCCTCACAGATGCTACCATAAGCTCTCCATCAAATACGGTCCTGTCATACTTCTTCGTCTAGGGTTTGTCCCAGTTGTTGTGGTGTCCTCGAGTGAAGCAGCTGAAGAAGTTCTCAAAACCCATGACTTGGAATGTTGCAACAGACCAAATACGCTCGGGACCGGAAGACTCTCCTATGGCTTTACAGACATCACTTTCTCGCCATATGGTGAGTATTGGCGGAAAATGCGAAAACTCGCGGTTGTCGAGCTTTTTAGCCTTAAAAAAGTTCAATCTTACAGGTATATAAGAGAGGAAGAGATCGACCTTATGGTGAAGAAAGTGTCGGAATCGGCTTTGAAGCAATCTCCTGTGGATCTAAGCAAAACTTTTTTCTCCCTCACAGCAGCCATAACCTGTAAAGTAGCCTTAGGACAAAACTTCCACGATAGCGGCTTTGTCATCGATCACGACAGGATCAAAGAACTTGCTACCGAGAGTACGACAGCTCTAGGAAGTTTTACTTTCTCAGACTTCTTCCCCGGTGGACCTGGAAAATTCTTAGATTCCTTGTTTCGAACGCAAAAGAGGATAAACCAAGTCTTTGACGAGCTTGATGTTTTTTACCAGCATGTGATTGATGATCACTTGAGACGCAAAAGTTTGGATGCTCCCGGAGACATTGTTGCCTCGATGTTGGATATGATggataaaaattattatttcaagCTCAGTGTGGATAATATCAAGGCAGTCCTCATG AATGTATTTCTCGCGGGGGTAGACACAGGCGCCATAACAATGATTTGGGCGATGACCGAGCTCGTTAGGAACCCTAAAGCGATGAAGAGAGTTCAAGAAAATATCCGAGCCACCCTCGGGGTCAAAAGGGAAAGAATCACTGAAGAAGACGTAGGAAAGGTTGATTGCTTGAAGCATGTTATCAAAGAAACATTCAGATTACACCCACCTGTTCCGAATTTGGTCCCAAGGGAAACAATGTCTCACATCAAGATTCAAGGCTACGACATTCCCCCAAGAACACAAATCCATATCAACGCATGGGCGATCGGACGTGACCCCAAGCGTTGGACAGACCCTGAG GATTTCATCCCTGAACGGTTTGAAAATAGTTCTGTAGATTTTAGAGGACAACACTTTGACCTATTACCGTTTGGTTCTGGTCGTAGGATCTGTCCAGCGATGTCATTGGCGATTGCCACCGTGGAGCTAGGACTGATGAAATTGCTTTATTATTTCGATTGGAGTATGCCTGATGGGATGAAAGTTGAAGATATTGATATGGAAGAACTTGGTACTCTCACGGTAGTCAAGAAACTACCTCTTCAACTTGTGCCCCTTCAACGCTATTGA
- the LOC104755586 gene encoding cytochrome P450 71B2-like isoform X2 yields MAILLCFFLVTLVTLVSSIFIRKINVAKYNLPPSPPSFPIIGNLHHLTGLPHRCYHKLSIKYGPVILLRLGFVPVVVVSSSEAAEEVLKTHDLECCNRPNTLGTGRLSYGFTDITFSPYGEYWRKMRKLAVVELFSLKKVQSYRYIREEEIDLMVKKVSESALKQSPVDLSKTFFSLTAAITCKVALGQNFHDSGFVIDHDRIKELATESTTALGSFTFSDFFPGGPGKFLDSLFRTQKRINQVFDELDVFYQHVIDDHLRRKSLDAPGDIVASMLDMMDKNYYFKLSVDNIKAVLMNVFLAGVDTGAITMIWAMTELVRNPKAMKRVQENIRATLGVKRERITEEDVGKVDCLKHVIKETFRLHPPVPNLVPRETMSHIKIQGYDIPPRTQIHINAWAIGXGRDPKRWTDPEDFIPERFENSSVDFRGQHFDLLPFGSGRRICPAMSLAIATVELGLMKLLYYFDWSMPDGMKVEDIDMEELGTLTVVKKLPLQLVPLQRY; encoded by the exons atggcgatcttgctctgtttcttcttggtCACGCTTGTAACACTTGTGTCATCAATctttattagaaagataaatgtCGCAAAATACAATCTGCCTCCGAGCCCTCCAAGTTTTCCGATCATTGGAAACTTGCACCATCTTACAGGATTGCCTCACAGATGCTACCATAAGCTCTCCATCAAATACGGTCCTGTCATACTTCTTCGTCTAGGGTTTGTCCCAGTTGTTGTGGTGTCCTCGAGTGAAGCAGCTGAAGAAGTTCTCAAAACCCATGACTTGGAATGTTGCAACAGACCAAATACGCTCGGGACCGGAAGACTCTCCTATGGCTTTACAGACATCACTTTCTCGCCATATGGTGAGTATTGGCGGAAAATGCGAAAACTCGCGGTTGTCGAGCTTTTTAGCCTTAAAAAAGTTCAATCTTACAGGTATATAAGAGAGGAAGAGATCGACCTTATGGTGAAGAAAGTGTCGGAATCGGCTTTGAAGCAATCTCCTGTGGATCTAAGCAAAACTTTTTTCTCCCTCACAGCAGCCATAACCTGTAAAGTAGCCTTAGGACAAAACTTCCACGATAGCGGCTTTGTCATCGATCACGACAGGATCAAAGAACTTGCTACCGAGAGTACGACAGCTCTAGGAAGTTTTACTTTCTCAGACTTCTTCCCCGGTGGACCTGGAAAATTCTTAGATTCCTTGTTTCGAACGCAAAAGAGGATAAACCAAGTCTTTGACGAGCTTGATGTTTTTTACCAGCATGTGATTGATGATCACTTGAGACGCAAAAGTTTGGATGCTCCCGGAGACATTGTTGCCTCGATGTTGGATATGATggataaaaattattatttcaagCTCAGTGTGGATAATATCAAGGCAGTCCTCATG AATGTATTTCTCGCGGGGGTAGACACAGGCGCCATAACAATGATTTGGGCGATGACCGAGCTCGTTAGGAACCCTAAAGCGATGAAGAGAGTTCAAGAAAATATCCGAGCCACCCTCGGGGTCAAAAGGGAAAGAATCACTGAAGAAGACGTAGGAAAGGTTGATTGCTTGAAGCATGTTATCAAAGAAACATTCAGATTACACCCACCTGTTCCGAATTTGGTCCCAAGGGAAACAATGTCTCACATCAAGATTCAAGGCTACGACATTCCCCCAAGAACACAAATCCATATCAACGCATGGGCGATCGGAC NNGGACGTGACCCCAAGCGTTGGACAGACCCTGAGGATTTCATCCCTGAACGGTTTGAAAATAGTTCTGTAGATTTTAGAGGACAACACTTTGACCTATTACCGTTTGGTTCTGGTCGTAGGATCTGTCCAGCGATGTCATTGGCGATTGCCACCGTGGAGCTAGGACTGATGAAATTGCTTTATTATTTCGATTGGAGTATGCCTGATGGGATGAAAGTTGAAGATATTGATATGGAAGAACTTGGTACTCTCACGGTAGTCAAGAAACTACCTCTTCAACTTGTGCCCCTTCAACGCTATTGA
- the LOC104755586 gene encoding cytochrome P450 71B2-like isoform X3, with protein MLQQTKYARDRKTLLWLYRHHFLAIWYIREEEIDLMVKKVSESALKQSPVDLSKTFFSLTAAITCKVALGQNFHDSGFVIDHDRIKELATESTTALGSFTFSDFFPGGPGKFLDSLFRTQKRINQVFDELDVFYQHVIDDHLRRKSLDAPGDIVASMLDMMDKNYYFKLSVDNIKAVLMNVFLAGVDTGAITMIWAMTELVRNPKAMKRVQENIRATLGVKRERITEEDVGKVDCLKHVIKETFRLHPPVPNLVPRETMSHIKIQGYDIPPRTQIHINAWAIGXGRDPKRWTDPEDFIPERFENSSVDFRGQHFDLLPFGSGRRICPAMSLAIATVELGLMKLLYYFDWSMPDGMKVEDIDMEELGTLTVVKKLPLQLVPLQRY; from the exons ATGTTGCAACAGACCAAATACGCTCGGGACCGGAAGACTCTCCTATGGCTTTACAGACATCACTTTCTCGCCATATG GTATATAAGAGAGGAAGAGATCGACCTTATGGTGAAGAAAGTGTCGGAATCGGCTTTGAAGCAATCTCCTGTGGATCTAAGCAAAACTTTTTTCTCCCTCACAGCAGCCATAACCTGTAAAGTAGCCTTAGGACAAAACTTCCACGATAGCGGCTTTGTCATCGATCACGACAGGATCAAAGAACTTGCTACCGAGAGTACGACAGCTCTAGGAAGTTTTACTTTCTCAGACTTCTTCCCCGGTGGACCTGGAAAATTCTTAGATTCCTTGTTTCGAACGCAAAAGAGGATAAACCAAGTCTTTGACGAGCTTGATGTTTTTTACCAGCATGTGATTGATGATCACTTGAGACGCAAAAGTTTGGATGCTCCCGGAGACATTGTTGCCTCGATGTTGGATATGATggataaaaattattatttcaagCTCAGTGTGGATAATATCAAGGCAGTCCTCATG AATGTATTTCTCGCGGGGGTAGACACAGGCGCCATAACAATGATTTGGGCGATGACCGAGCTCGTTAGGAACCCTAAAGCGATGAAGAGAGTTCAAGAAAATATCCGAGCCACCCTCGGGGTCAAAAGGGAAAGAATCACTGAAGAAGACGTAGGAAAGGTTGATTGCTTGAAGCATGTTATCAAAGAAACATTCAGATTACACCCACCTGTTCCGAATTTGGTCCCAAGGGAAACAATGTCTCACATCAAGATTCAAGGCTACGACATTCCCCCAAGAACACAAATCCATATCAACGCATGGGCGATCGGAC NNGGACGTGACCCCAAGCGTTGGACAGACCCTGAGGATTTCATCCCTGAACGGTTTGAAAATAGTTCTGTAGATTTTAGAGGACAACACTTTGACCTATTACCGTTTGGTTCTGGTCGTAGGATCTGTCCAGCGATGTCATTGGCGATTGCCACCGTGGAGCTAGGACTGATGAAATTGCTTTATTATTTCGATTGGAGTATGCCTGATGGGATGAAAGTTGAAGATATTGATATGGAAGAACTTGGTACTCTCACGGTAGTCAAGAAACTACCTCTTCAACTTGTGCCCCTTCAACGCTATTGA
- the LOC104755589 gene encoding cytochrome P450 71B2-like isoform X1 encodes MSILLCFFLVSLLSLVSLIFLKQTKKSKLNLPPSPSSLPIIGNMHHLAGLPHRCFHKLSLNYGPVVLLRLGFVPVVVISSSEAAEAVLKTHDLECCSRPKSVGTGKLSYGFKDITFAPYGEYWREVRKLAVIELFSSKKVQSFSYIREEEVDLVVKKVSESALNQSPVDLSKTFFSLTASIICRVALGQNFHESGFVIDQDRIEELVNESTEALGTFTFSDFFPGGVGRFVDWLFQRHKRINKVFKELDDFYQHVIDDHLKPEGRNNQDIVTLILDMMDKQETSDSSKLNMDNLKAILMDVFLAGIDTSAVTMIWAMAELVRNPSVMKKAQENIRTTLGLKRERITEEDLGKVEYLNHIIKETFRLHPALPFVIPRETMSHIKIQGYDILAKTQIQLNVWTIGRDPKRWTNPEDFNPERFANSSVDFRGQHFDLLPFGSGRRICPGMPMGIATVELALMNLLYYFDWSMPDGMKGEDIDMEEAGNISIVKKIPLQLVPVRRY; translated from the exons atgtcgatcttgctctgtttcttcttagtTTCACTTCTTAGTCTCGTCTCATTAATCTTTCTTAAACagactaaaaaatcaaaactcaaccTTCCTCCGAGCCCTTCGAGTCTTCCCATCATTGGAAACATGCACCATCTCGCAGGATTGCCTCACAGATGTTTTCATAAGCTCTCACTCAATTACGGACCCGTGGTACTTCTTCGTCTCGGATTCGTTCCAGTTGTTGTAATCTCATCAAGCGAAGCAGCTGAAGCAGTTCTCAAAACCCATGACTTGGAATGTTGCAGCCGACCAAAGTCAGTTGGGACTGGAAAACTCTCTTACGGTTTCAAAGACATCACTTTCGCACCATACGGTGAGTACTGGCGAGAAGTGCGAAAACTAGCTGTCATCGAGCTTTTTAGCTCTAAAAAGGTTCAATCTTTTAGTTACATCAGAGAGGAAGAGGTCGATCTTGTGGTGAAGAAAGTGTCGGAATCGGCTTTGAACCAATCTCCTGTGGATCTAAGCAAAACCTTTTTCTCCCTTACCGCAAGCATCATATGCAGAGTAGCTCTAGGACAAAACTTTCACGAGAGTGGCTTTGTTATCGATCAAGACAGGATCGAAGAACTTGTTAACGAATCAACGGAAGCTCTAGGGACTTTCACTTTCTCTGATTTCTTCCCTGGTGGAGTTGGAAGGTTCGTAGATTGGTTGTTTCAACGACACAAGAGGATCAACAAAGTCTTTAAAGAACTTGATGATTTTTATCAGCATGTGATTGATGATCACTTGAAGCCAGAAGGAAGGAACAATCAAGATATTGTCACCTTGATCTTGGATATGATGGATAAACAAGAAACCTCAGATTCTTCCAAACTCAATATGGATAACCTCAAGGCAATCCTCATG GATGTGTTTCTCGCGGGGATAGACACAAGCGCGGTGACAATGATTTGGGCGATGGCAGAACTCGTTAGAAACCCTAGTGTGATGAAGAAAGCTCAAGAAAATATTCGAACCACCCTAGGTCTCAAAAGGGAAAGAATCACTGAAGAAGACCTAGGCAAAGTTGAGTACTTGAACCACATAATCAAGGAAACATTCAGATTACACCCAGCACTTCCATTTGTTATTCCAAGGGAAACAATGTCTCACATCAAGATCCAAGGATACGATATTCTCGCCAAAACGCAAATCCAGCTTAACGTGTGGACGATTGGACGTGACCCCAAGCGTTGGACCAACCCTGAAGATTTCAACCCTGAAAGGTTTGCAAATAGCTCTGTAGATTTTAGAGGACAGCACTTTGATCTATTACCGTTTGGTTCTGGTCGAAGGATCTGTCCCGGGATGCCAATGGGGATTGCTACCGTGGAACTAGCGCTGATGAATTTGCTTTATTATTTCGATTGGAGTATGCCTGATGGGATGAAAGGTGAAGACATTGATATGGAAGAAGCTGGTAATATCTCCATTGTCAAGAAAATACCTCTTCAACTTGTACCTGTTCGACGTTACTGA
- the LOC104755589 gene encoding cytochrome P450 71B2-like isoform X2: MLQPTKVSWDWKTLLRFQRHHFRTIRYIREEEVDLVVKKVSESALNQSPVDLSKTFFSLTASIICRVALGQNFHESGFVIDQDRIEELVNESTEALGTFTFSDFFPGGVGRFVDWLFQRHKRINKVFKELDDFYQHVIDDHLKPEGRNNQDIVTLILDMMDKQETSDSSKLNMDNLKAILMDVFLAGIDTSAVTMIWAMAELVRNPSVMKKAQENIRTTLGLKRERITEEDLGKVEYLNHIIKETFRLHPALPFVIPRETMSHIKIQGYDILAKTQIQLNVWTIGRDPKRWTNPEDFNPERFANSSVDFRGQHFDLLPFGSGRRICPGMPMGIATVELALMNLLYYFDWSMPDGMKGEDIDMEEAGNISIVKKIPLQLVPVRRY, translated from the exons ATGTTGCAGCCGACCAAAGTCAGTTGGGACTGGAAAACTCTCTTACGGTTTCAAAGACATCACTTTCGCACCATACG TTACATCAGAGAGGAAGAGGTCGATCTTGTGGTGAAGAAAGTGTCGGAATCGGCTTTGAACCAATCTCCTGTGGATCTAAGCAAAACCTTTTTCTCCCTTACCGCAAGCATCATATGCAGAGTAGCTCTAGGACAAAACTTTCACGAGAGTGGCTTTGTTATCGATCAAGACAGGATCGAAGAACTTGTTAACGAATCAACGGAAGCTCTAGGGACTTTCACTTTCTCTGATTTCTTCCCTGGTGGAGTTGGAAGGTTCGTAGATTGGTTGTTTCAACGACACAAGAGGATCAACAAAGTCTTTAAAGAACTTGATGATTTTTATCAGCATGTGATTGATGATCACTTGAAGCCAGAAGGAAGGAACAATCAAGATATTGTCACCTTGATCTTGGATATGATGGATAAACAAGAAACCTCAGATTCTTCCAAACTCAATATGGATAACCTCAAGGCAATCCTCATG GATGTGTTTCTCGCGGGGATAGACACAAGCGCGGTGACAATGATTTGGGCGATGGCAGAACTCGTTAGAAACCCTAGTGTGATGAAGAAAGCTCAAGAAAATATTCGAACCACCCTAGGTCTCAAAAGGGAAAGAATCACTGAAGAAGACCTAGGCAAAGTTGAGTACTTGAACCACATAATCAAGGAAACATTCAGATTACACCCAGCACTTCCATTTGTTATTCCAAGGGAAACAATGTCTCACATCAAGATCCAAGGATACGATATTCTCGCCAAAACGCAAATCCAGCTTAACGTGTGGACGATTGGACGTGACCCCAAGCGTTGGACCAACCCTGAAGATTTCAACCCTGAAAGGTTTGCAAATAGCTCTGTAGATTTTAGAGGACAGCACTTTGATCTATTACCGTTTGGTTCTGGTCGAAGGATCTGTCCCGGGATGCCAATGGGGATTGCTACCGTGGAACTAGCGCTGATGAATTTGCTTTATTATTTCGATTGGAGTATGCCTGATGGGATGAAAGGTGAAGACATTGATATGGAAGAAGCTGGTAATATCTCCATTGTCAAGAAAATACCTCTTCAACTTGTACCTGTTCGACGTTACTGA
- the LOC104755590 gene encoding cytochrome P450 71B2-like, translating into MEIMLYLSWVLLLALVSIVFLKKKNQRLPPGPRGLPIVGILHQFTGIPHRWFHQLSLKHGPVMALPLGFTPAVVISSREAAEEVLKTKDVETCTRPKMFGASKLSYNFKDITFAQYTDTWRENRKVSTVELLNFKKLQTFKSLREEEMDVMVKRISNSALEQSPVAVDINNISMCVVSHILCRSALGQNLHTNKVFDEEKIVQLVMEGSLATGHFGFSDFYPGKLGNFADWLFRREKGVLGRMFKELDDFYQHVIDEHLKSLDGPKGTDPSADIVAGMLHLVDKNGNPGSKSNLDQIKGVLMNLFLGGIDTVAIIMIWAMTELIRHPRAMKKAQEEIRAALGEKREKLTEEDLEKVEYLKLIVKETFRLHPSVPTIPREAMSPITIQGYDIPADTRIYINVWAIGRDPKVWENPEEFNPERFMNSDVHFKGQHYELLPFGSGRRLCPAVGMASNIIEFGLLNMLYFFDWSLPHGVVAENIDMGDIGNISFYKKEPLLLVPVKHH; encoded by the exons atggagatTATGCTCTATTTGTCCTGGGTTTTGTTGCTTGCCCTCGTCTCCATTGTTtttctaaagaagaagaaccaacgACTTCCTCCGGGCCCTCGGGGTCTTCCGATCGTCGGAATCTTGCACCAATTCACCGGAATCCCTCACAGGTGGTTTCATCAGCTGTCACTCAAACACGGACCCGTGATGGCTCTTCCTCTAGGGTTTACGCCAGCTGTTGTTATCTCCTCAAGGGAAGCAGCTGAAGAAGTTCTCAAAACCAAAGATGTTGAGACATGTACTCGACCAAAGATGTTCGGGGCGAGTAAACTCTCGTATAACTTTAAAGACATCACTTTTGCACAGTACACTGATACTTGGAGAGAGAATCGTAAAGTCTCGACGGTGGAGCTTTTGAACTtcaaaaagcttcaaactttcaaGTCCTTGAGAGAGGAAGAGATGGATGTCATGGTGAAGAGGATATCCAATTCGGCTTTGGAACAATCTCCCGTGGCCGTGGATATAAACAACATCTCTATGTGCGTCGTTTCCCACATCTTATGTAGATCAGCGTTAGGACAGAACTTGCACACGAACAAGGTTTTCGACGAGGAGAAAATCGTACAGCTTGTTATGGAAGGCTCCCTAGCCACAGGTCATTTTGGCTTCTCTGATTTCTATCCTGGCAAGTTAGGAAACTTTGCAGATTGGCTGTTCCGAAGAGAAAAAGGGGTGCTAGGGAGAATGTTTAAGGAGCTTGATGATTTTTACCAACATGTGATTGATGAACACTTGAAGTCATTGGATGGACCCAAAGGTACAGATCCTTCTGCCGATATCGTTGCCGGGATGCTGCATTTGGTTGATAAAAATGGAAATCCTGGTTCCAAATCCAATCTTGATCAAATCAAAGGAGTACTCATG AATCTTTTTCTAGGAGGGATAGATACAGTTGCCATAATTATGATATGGGCAATGACAGAGCTCATTAGACACCCAAGGGCGATGAAGAAAGCACAAGAAGAGATTAGAGCTGCCCTcggagagaaaagagagaagctcACTGAAGAAGACCTAGAGAAAGTTGAATACTTGAAGCTCATAGTCAAGGAAACATTCAGGTTGCATCCATCAGTTCCAACTATACCTAGAGAAGCAATGTCTCCAATAACGATCCAAGGCTATGATATCCCTGCAGACACGCGGATCTACATCAATGTATGGGCAATTGGACGAGACCCCAAGGTTTGGGAAAACCCTGAAGAATTCAATCCTGAGCGGTTCATGAATAGTGATGTCCATTTCAAGGGACAACACTATGAGTTGTTACCCTTTGGTTCTGGTCGGAGACTCTGTCCTGCGGTTGGAATGGCCAGCAATATAATAGAATTTGGGCTCTTGAATATGCTTTACTTCTTTGATTGGAGT